In Oryzias melastigma strain HK-1 linkage group LG18, ASM292280v2, whole genome shotgun sequence, one DNA window encodes the following:
- the ing2 gene encoding inhibitor of growth protein 2 has product MLGPHESVERPQQLLRYVEDYLECVESLPLDIQRNVSVLREIDSKYQEVLKEVDEVFEKYKEEPDMAQRKRLQIQLQRALINSQELGDEKIHVVTQMTELVENRSRQMDSHSLSLQEPCDTERLSMERRSSVQESPGPERASNRRPRRQRNSESRDSSLPSANGSLLDDPLDELPLPAQRDKKSKSSKKKKRKAKQERDTSPVDFAIDPNEPTYCLCEQVSYGEMIGCDNDQCPIEWFHFSCVGLTYKPKGKWYCPKCRGDSEKTMDKSLDKNRKDRRSR; this is encoded by the exons ATGCTGGGCCCTCACGAGAGCGTGGAGAGGCCGCAGCAGCTGCTCCGCTATGTGGAGGACTACCTGGAGTGTGTGGAGTCTCTGCCTCTGGACATCCAGAGGAACGTGTCTGTGCTGCGGGAGATCGATTCAAAGTATCAAG AGGTGCTGAAGGAGGTGGATGAAGTGTTTGAGAAATACAAAGAAGAACCAGACATGGCTCAGAGGAAGCGTCTGCAGATCCAGCTGCAAAGGGCTCTCATCAACAGCCAGGAGCTGGGTGACGAGAAGATCCACGTGGTGACCCAGATGACTGAGCTGGTGGAGAACCGGTCTCGCCAAATGGATTCTCACTCGCTGTCCCTACAAGAGCCCTGTGACACCGAGCGGCTCTCTATGGAGCGCCGCTCTAGTGTCCAAGAGTCTCCTGGTCCTGAACGAGCCTCAAACCGCCGTCCCCGTCGCCAGCGCAACAGCGAGAGCCGTGACTCCAGCCTGCCATCTGCCAACGGCTCTCTGCTGGACGATCCTCTGGACGAACTGCCCCTCCCTGCACAGCGGGACAAGAAGTCCAAGTcttcaaagaagaagaagcgaaAGGCCAAGCAGGAGCGGGACACCTCTCCGGTGGACTTTGCCATCGATCCCAACGAGCCCACCTACTGCCTGTGCGAACAGGTTTCGTACGGCGAGATGATCGGCTGTGACAATGACCAGTGCCCCATCGAATGGTTCCACTTCTCCTGTGTAGGACTCACCTACAAGCCCAAAGGGAAGTGGTACTGCCCCAAATGTAGAGGGGACAGTGAGAAGACCATGGACAAAAGTCTAGACAAGAACAGAAAAGACCGCAGGTCCAGGTAG
- the rwdd gene encoding RWD domain-containing protein 4, translated as MTANEDQEMELEALQSIYGDDECFKEISPVAFQFRIGDLEDTKSFLLDITWPESYPETAPNISLDAFFNNRISAETKQTILLKLQEQAEANLGTAMTYTLFEWAKENQEVLMENHKPVVTAVTLTSNCEVTSAPSSMKKKEKKEQLTKAQKRRIVSRTDNRGELPRGWNWVDVIKHLSKTGGNDEQA; from the exons ATGGAGCTGGAAGCTCTTCAGTCGATCTACGGAGACGACGAATGCTTCAAGGAGATCAGTCCCGTGGCCTTCCAGTTCAGG ATAGGAGACCTTGAAGACACCAAATCCTTTCTCCTCGACATCACATGGCCAGAGTCCTACCCTGAAACGGCGCCAAACATTTCCCTGGATGCGTTCTTCAACAACAGAAT ctctgctgaaACAAAGCAGACCATCCTGCTGAAGCTTCAGGAGCAAGCAGAGGCCAACCTGGGCACCGCCATGACATACACTCTGTTCGAGTGGGCCAAGGAGAACCAGGAGGTTCTGATGGAGAACCACAAACCCGTGGTCACAGCTGTG ACCCTGACATCGAACTGTGAGGTGACCTCTGCCCCCTCATCCatgaagaagaaggagaagaaggagcAGCTGACCAAAGCTCAGAAGAGGAGAATAGTTAGCAGAACAG ATAATAGGGGGGAACTGCCCAGAGGATGGAACTGGGTTGATGTCATCAAG CAT TTAAGTAAAACAGGTGGGAATGATGAGCAGGCCTGA